The genomic window TTCAGATCAAACCTTTTTAACGTTGTTTCCAAATCGCAGCTCAGGCACACCGTCTCATTTATTAGTCAATCTAGTTGATGGCACGCAGGTTGCGACCATGGTTAACAAACTCATGGATATTTTCAGTAATGAACCGTTAAAAATCCGCAGTATGGCAAAGGCGCAAGCCGAAGATCTCGCTTATCAAACTACCCAGCGCCCGATAGGCGTTATCTTTGGCATGGGTGTTTTTATCGGCATATTGGTGGGTTTAGTTATCGTCTATCAAGTTCTGTCTACGGACGTGGCAGACCATTTGCGTGAGTATGCAACGTTTAAAGCGATCGGTTATCGGCACAGCTTCTTTTTAGGTATTGTGTTTGAAGAGGCAATTATTCTTGCCATCTTGGGGTTCATTCCAGGTTTGAGTATTTCGCTACTCATTTATGAAGTGATGTCCACAGCGACGGGTTTACCCGTGGCGATGGATATTTCTCGTGCAAGCTTGGTCTTTATCGGCACCATCGCTGCCTGTACATTGTCGGGAGCTTTTGCCACGCGGCGACTAAAATCCGCCGACCCTGCGGAGCTTTTTTAATGCACCCAATTCAAGTTAAAGAATTGAATCACTGGTTTGGTCAAGGTGAGGCAAAAAAGCAGGCATTGTTTGATATCAATTTAGATATTGAAAAAGGAAAACTGACTATTCTAATGGGACCGTCGGGCTCAGGCAAAACAACACTGCTTACCATAATGGGCTGTTTGCGAGACGTGCAGCAGGGCAGTATTCAAGTGTTGGGTAATGAGCTATTAGGGCTTGACGATTGGAGCAAAGAAAATCTACGTCGCAAGTTTGGCTTTATTTTTCAAGCACACAACCTTCATGAAAGCTTAACCGCAATTGAAAATGTCTTGATGGGTTTAGAAGTACATGGCTTAGGGCAAAAGGATAAGCAGAACACTGCCGCTAAACACGTGCTCTCACTTTTTGGGCTGGGCGATAGAATGCATTACCTACCAGAAAATTTGTCCGGCGGGCAAAAGCAGCGTGTTGCTATCGCCCGAGCCTTAGTTTCGAATCCACAGATAATATTTGCCGACGAGCCGACGGCCGCATTGGACTCAACATCTGGAAAAAACGTGGTGCAAACTTTAAAAGTCCTAGGCGAGCAACGTGGCGTTACAACAATTATGGTTACTCACGACAACAGAATATTAGAGTATGCCGACAGAATCATTACCTTAGAAGATGGCCGTATCATTTCCGATAAGTTGGTTTAGCACAGCAGCGCGCAGTCGAATTAATAAGACAGAACACACCATATTAGAGGAATGGAGTAAAGCCATAAAGCCTTGGGGTACCAGATTTCGCTTAATGATGAAGTGCATGACCACAGTCAATTGTCAACCCGAGTTTCAGCTAGCCTCTGACAAACAGGGCTTTGAAGCTCCTGCGTAAGCAGCAGCCCGCATTAGCTTGCTACAGCAATCGTTGGACTGATTCAGTTTCCATCTTGGGAACCAGACCCGTGTTTCACCCCACCACCATCTTGTAAATAGCCCTAATGAGCCCTCACCGGCCATTAGGGCTTTTTATTAACCCGCAATTTTACTCTCAGGAAATGCGAAACGATGAGGGTTATGCCCACTCTTTCGTACTCAGACAGCTTCAGAGGTACTTTTACGCAAGCAACTCGCCTCATACTCCAGCACATCTTCGCGACGATACCTGACTTGACCGCCCAACTTTACGTAAATTGGTCCAATCCCTTCGGATCTCCACCTCTCTAGTGTAGCCTCACTCACTTGCCAACGATTACACAGCTCTCTTTGCGTCATAAGTGATTGATATTCATTCATATTAATTCTCCAGTATATTTTAGTTGATACAGTCCCATTTTGGGACTATTATTTACTTTATGAAAATCATTGCCTTGTCGACACTGAAAGCTTTCTGGGAAGAACACCCAGAGTACATGGACGCTAAAGAGCCAACGCTAGCTTGGTATCGCCTTGCGTTAGCGGCTGACTGGAGTACACCTGTTGACGTTAAGCAGGATTTTAGAAATGCCAGTATCCTCAAAGACGGGCGTGTGGTTTTCAATATTGCAGGGAATAAGTATCGATTGGTCGCTTGGATCAACTACGCCTATCGCGTGGTGTACATTCGTTTTATCGGCACCCATACGCAATACGAAAAATTCGTCGGGAACGAATTTTCATGAGCGAAGCGAGCCCGAAGGGTGAGGCTCATGGACGAGCTGAATACAAGATTGATGTACAAACTATTTAAATGCCCCAAAAGGTAGAAACGAGAGGTACAAACTATGGACATCAAACCCATTAAAACTGATGCCGACTACCGAGCGGCATTAAAAGACATTGAAAGCCTAATGATGGCTGGTCCTGACACACCTGAAGGTGAAAAGCTGGATGTGATGGTCACCCTTATCGAGGCCTATGAAGGCAAACATTTCCATATGGAACTGCCTGATCCCGTTGAAGCGATCAAATTCGAAATGGAGCGTAAGGGCTTAACTGTAAAAGATCTTGAACCCATGATTGGTAAGAGCAATCGCGTGTATGAGATTCTCAACCATAAACGCTCGCTCACACTGAAAATGATATGGAACCTGCATAAGGGATTAGGCATTCCTGCGGAGTCTCTGATCAAACCGCCGCAAGCACATGCCTTATAACGCAAACCCTCAAAGCATTGCCGAGATAGATGCGAGGCTCGCTGAACTCAAAGAGGAGCAAAAACAGCTTTTAGCCTTCAGAGAGCAACTGCAAGAAGCCTCGCCGATTGCGCCTGACTCGACTTCATATTCACCAGATCAAAAGATTGCCATCTTCAGGAGTTTGTTTCGCGGACGAACAGACGTTTTTGCTAACCGCTGGCAAAACAAACAAGGGCGCAGTGGCTACTCTGTCGCTTGCGATAACGACAAAACGGCAGGACAGCCGTTTTGCACAGCTTCAGCTGCCTGAAAGGTGAGCGCCATAGACGGCGCGAATGAATGGGTACAGGGGATCTGCCACAAGCCTCGCGTCAAATGCCAAGATTGTAATCATCGACAATTCACCGAAATCAACGACCAGGTAATTTATCGCCACTTAGCTGGTCAACAGGTGGTGGGAGTCTACCCGTTGATGCACGACAGCACTTGTTACTTTCTCGCAGCCGATTTCGTTAAAGGCCAATGGAAGGATGAAGTGAAAGCGATGTCGAAAGCCTGCCAGAGTTTCAAAATACCACATGCCTTAGAGATTTCACGTTCAGGCAACGGTGCGCACCTTTGGATTTTCTTCAACGAGAAAGTTCCCGCCAAGGAAGCAAGGCTCTTGGGGTTTGGTCTGCTAGATAAAGCAATGGAAATTTACTCGAATCTATCATTTGATTCTTATGATCGTCTTTTCCCAAATCAGGATATTATGCCTGAAGGCGGGTTTGGTAATTTAATCGCACTACCTTTGCAAAAAGAAGCGAGACTGTCGGGCAATAGTTCCAAGGCTGAGTGAAACCGACAAAAACAAGATTTTGAAGATTATTGAGAAAGCGAGGTAAGCGGATATTACTATTTATCGAGTCGCGCCTCTATCCAACCTTGTGGTGCATGGTTTTTATGCCTAAGCTGAAAATGATACTGACATCATCGACAGCAGGGGCAATATGAAATTGAAAAATTTCAAACAATACAATGACGACTTAAATTCAGTCAAAGTTAAAAACCTAAACGGCAGTGTAACCAATAAGCGCCTATACAACCCTTGTGGATCATGGATTAAACACTGGGAAAAGTTAGCCAACAAAACCAATAGTGGTTGTGGTGTACAAGGTTGTTCAACAAAAACAAAGATAGAAGGCGGTCACGTGATTGAGTCCGGCAGCGACGACGATAAACACTACATCGTTCCGCTATGTGACAAACACAATGGTGGTCCCGATGGTGAAGAATTTACCGTGAAATCAGATGACCTAATGTCAGCCATAGAGTGTAAAGCTTAGAGACTTCTATAGCGACAAATCTGCAAACGACTATTGGAAATTAGTCTAAGATAACTATTACATTGCCTAACTGATTTCCAGCTTCACCGGATTTGTATTCAATCTCAATTTGATTATTTTTAATAATGAGCCTTTCTGGTGTCCCAAGGGACGTATCAACGTGCACCTGAGACAAGGCATCAGCAGAGGTTATTCCACACTCATCAAATGATGGCGCCCCCTATACAACTCATAGAAGTGTTCTTTCTCGCTAAAGCCAGATGTTCGCAAATAAAGATTTAGCCCTTTGTTATTCAGTGATTCATTTCCGATTTCTTGAATTGAATCAGCTGCCATGCAATCTGGCATTTTTGAACAAGCAGAACTGGCAACCCCTAGCATCACAAGCATGAACACCTTTTTCAAAATCATTTCCAGAATTCCTGCCATGTAGATATATTCTTAAAGTCCTTAGCAACACCGATTTTTGTAAGATGATGAGAAAGTCCATCAGGAAGCTTTAATACAAAGCCTTTAGCTAACGGAATGTCAGTAATATAACCTTTGCTGAATGGCTCAAAATCGTAAACGCTTTCAACTTTCCATGACGATAAAAAGTTAGCGCCATTTTTGGTTGTATTGACCTTTAAATAAAAACGGTGGTCAGCATTTTTTAAGCGTTGATTGGTCGGTTCTACAAGCAGTGCACCATTGTTCAAAATGTAGTCGTGTGTATTGACGTTCCTTTTACCTCTCATCAAAGGCTTTGCTTATGAAGAGTTGAGAAATACTTTATCACCTGTGTTGATATTAGACAAAGGGCTTCGTTTTGCGGCAAGGTTTTTAATGTAGGACTTCATTGCAGTCATTGTATCTTTAACAACTACAGATTCTTTATAAACTTGCGCATTGATTGTTAATATTTTCCCATCGCCATTAACATAGTGGTTCGCTAATTCAGCAGCTTCTTTAAAACCGTGAAATTTCCCACCCCACCATAGAGCCTCGAAAAGTTCTGTCATAAATTCCTTTTCATTGCTGGTGAACTGCCTTCCCGCCTTACCTTTACACGTGAGGTAATCAATTGTGTTTTGCAATAGGTCAAAGCTTTCTTTTGACTCAAATACAGCAACCTTGCCCATATGCCATAGTGGCGCAGATGGAATATTTTCTCGATCCTCTAAGCATTAGTTGCTTTTTACAATTACGCTTTCAACTGACATAACGAATAGTGCCCCGTGTTGTAGTTTTTCCCTGAATAATTTGACGCTCTAAATCAGCCGATTGTAAGACTGTGTGATGGGCATCGCAGGAATTGTTTCACAGGTTGATTTAGCGATGGCACCAATAACGTTATTTGACTGGGTTTGGCGGTGGTCTGTCGCAACCTAAAGATATGAGCATCGCCAATATGGACGTGAGCTCAAATCCCATATTGCCGCTGGATTGAGGGCGAAGCCGCCCTTAGGAAGCAGATGTTCCTTAAGGCCTAACAACTATGCCTGCACTCAAGCTTATTGCTAATCCTTGCTACCTTTGCTGAACTTATGGAAATAGCAGTTTTAAGCGAAGCGCATTCAACACGCCCAGCTAATGCTTAATACCCCACCTCATCCACACTTTTATAAGCGTAAGGGTGGGCTAGCTCCCACTCTTTTGCTAGGCGTTTTGCTTCGGCTATTTTTTGGGGTGGCATATTGTTGTCGGTAGCAATTTGTTGTTGCAGGCTTTGGGCAAAAGGCTTTCGGGATATTGCGTAGTTAGGGTCGTTTTCGGCGACATCTAGCGGGCGATTAATCGTTAATTCTAGCCACTTATAGGATTCCACCAAATCTCGTTCAATACCCCTGCCGTCGAAGTAGGACATGGCAATT from Saccharophagus degradans 2-40 includes these protein-coding regions:
- a CDS encoding type II toxin-antitoxin system HigB family toxin, coding for MKIIALSTLKAFWEEHPEYMDAKEPTLAWYRLALAADWSTPVDVKQDFRNASILKDGRVVFNIAGNKYRLVAWINYAYRVVYIRFIGTHTQYEKFVGNEFS
- a CDS encoding ATP-binding cassette domain-containing protein produces the protein MHPIQVKELNHWFGQGEAKKQALFDINLDIEKGKLTILMGPSGSGKTTLLTIMGCLRDVQQGSIQVLGNELLGLDDWSKENLRRKFGFIFQAHNLHESLTAIENVLMGLEVHGLGQKDKQNTAAKHVLSLFGLGDRMHYLPENLSGGQKQRVAIARALVSNPQIIFADEPTAALDSTSGKNVVQTLKVLGEQRGVTTIMVTHDNRILEYADRIITLEDGRIISDKLV
- the devC gene encoding ABC transporter permease DevC; translation: MPIGWLQLSHSKGRMFAAIAGVAFANVLVFVQLGILGALSGTINFSYNPLSADILVSSSNANTLTDGVPLSRRWLWKVLAVPGVSAASPLYLGKVDWLLPNEKTASLTVYGLPIEATAFSGSLLSDKLKAIAIPGTALLDRRTRGLDTQTIDALFGSKNATIELSGTKINIVGDFELGGGFSADGALIVSDQTFLTLFPNRSSGTPSHLLVNLVDGTQVATMVNKLMDIFSNEPLKIRSMAKAQAEDLAYQTTQRPIGVIFGMGVFIGILVGLVIVYQVLSTDVADHLREYATFKAIGYRHSFFLGIVFEEAIILAILGFIPGLSISLLIYEVMSTATGLPVAMDISRASLVFIGTIAACTLSGAFATRRLKSADPAELF
- a CDS encoding helix-turn-helix domain-containing protein translates to MDIKPIKTDADYRAALKDIESLMMAGPDTPEGEKLDVMVTLIEAYEGKHFHMELPDPVEAIKFEMERKGLTVKDLEPMIGKSNRVYEILNHKRSLTLKMIWNLHKGLGIPAESLIKPPQAHAL
- a CDS encoding helix-turn-helix transcriptional regulator — protein: MNEYQSLMTQRELCNRWQVSEATLERWRSEGIGPIYVKLGGQVRYRREDVLEYEASCLRKSTSEAV